The following coding sequences are from one Natrarchaeobaculum sulfurireducens window:
- a CDS encoding DUF7093 family protein — protein sequence MVLRCSLLGHDYGDSEVEREREERGSEVVVTVQEYEECTRCGDRNVISENTEVKSLSGTATDRPTTPKPDAETAPTATEIDDTVQSDGTDAEIIGSSDDSGEFVDDDRSGVTIEDDDPIESQPAVASDHATDANDEPVTDDGEILVDDEDDGDDGREPGEWPDSSDVGPPVGAENEPTEWPDREGEQAEDAVVLEHSDSAETAAGADTVATDAEIVDEGPEPTPETTAASGSGIERAESIPTPGETGVRRTDDGPTEFYCPRCEFVESDDRGSLRAGDICPDCRKGYLGERPLQ from the coding sequence ATGGTCCTGCGATGTTCGCTGCTCGGACACGACTACGGTGACTCCGAAGTCGAACGCGAGCGCGAGGAACGGGGCAGCGAAGTCGTCGTAACCGTCCAGGAGTACGAAGAGTGTACCCGCTGTGGCGACCGGAATGTCATCAGCGAGAACACCGAAGTAAAGAGTCTCTCCGGAACGGCCACCGACCGACCCACCACCCCCAAACCCGATGCCGAGACAGCACCGACAGCAACCGAAATCGACGACACTGTCCAGTCGGACGGAACGGACGCCGAGATTATTGGCTCGAGCGACGATAGTGGCGAGTTCGTCGACGACGATAGAAGCGGCGTCACGATCGAGGACGACGACCCGATCGAGTCCCAACCCGCGGTCGCGTCCGACCACGCCACCGACGCGAACGACGAGCCAGTTACCGACGACGGCGAGATCCTCGTCGACGACGAAGACGACGGTGACGACGGCCGTGAGCCCGGCGAGTGGCCCGACTCGTCCGACGTCGGCCCACCCGTCGGTGCCGAAAACGAGCCGACCGAGTGGCCCGACCGCGAGGGCGAGCAGGCTGAAGACGCCGTCGTCTTAGAACACAGTGACTCGGCCGAGACGGCAGCCGGCGCCGACACAGTCGCAACGGACGCCGAGATCGTCGATGAGGGGCCCGAGCCGACTCCGGAGACGACGGCGGCGTCAGGCTCCGGCATCGAACGCGCCGAGTCCATCCCGACACCGGGCGAAACCGGCGTTCGACGGACCGACGATGGGCCGACGGAGTTTTACTGTCCTCGCTGTGAGTTCGTCGAATCAGACGACCGCGGCTCGCTCCGGGCGGGCGACATCTGCCCCGACTGCCGGAAAGGCTACCTCGGCGAACGACCGCTCCAGTAA
- a CDS encoding DUF6432 family protein, which produces MRAKPEYRDRERTEVAVLDTLVDRAEEGLTVFELRAAVEVDIDDLESALSTLKADGLIVVESDTGQTVIKPDERVVPDRPTDEDDTAPTIGDWLRERFPF; this is translated from the coding sequence ATGAGAGCCAAGCCGGAGTACCGGGACCGCGAGCGGACAGAAGTGGCGGTACTCGATACCCTCGTCGACCGCGCCGAGGAGGGACTGACAGTTTTCGAACTCCGAGCAGCGGTCGAGGTAGATATCGACGACCTCGAGTCGGCCCTCTCGACGCTGAAAGCCGACGGCCTGATCGTCGTCGAGTCCGACACGGGCCAGACAGTCATCAAACCGGACGAGCGGGTCGTCCCCGACCGGCCGACCGACGAGGACGACACTGCACCGACGATCGGCGACTGGCTGCGCGAGCGATTTCCTTTCTGA